The following coding sequences are from one uncultured Desulfobacter sp. window:
- a CDS encoding penicillin-binding protein 2: MAASPHEKLGARILVIRFFLLLCLVGIVIRSFDIQILQGETLKKRAENTYVRQISIQGERGLILDRHLNKLGASIDAPNITADPTQITNAGQTAAMLVKIIGGSRSEIEKKLSQDRRFALLASRVSPTKAKAVKDLNIVGIYIQDNSKRFYPNRHLAAQVVGFTGQDDHGLEGLEFSYNEVLEGKTRKTQEYRDGQGTILDTGSPRREGLQGGTIVLALDKKIQFFSEQALEQAVKEHRGKSGMAIVMQPATGEILAMAHYPEFNPNNYGDFSRSRYRNRAMTDAFEPGSIMKVITVASAIERGMAPKTIINCENGNYRVGRSVIHDTHPHDYLTPGQIIKFSSNIGAAKIAQEIGPKAMHYYLKAFGFGNKTGINCPAESSGVILPLKRWTSIDAVAISFGQGMSVTALQLVSAVSAIANGGKLMKPLLVKKVLSNTGEVIRENTPCVVRQVISPKTAGIVKKMMARVVQEDGTGTKAAIPGYRICGKTSTAQKAARGKKGYSSSRYTAAFAGFAPFGNPALAILVVVDEPKQNHYGGIVAAPAFKDIMARSFNYLNIAPNTDMIAALPREVFHAAD; encoded by the coding sequence ATGGCGGCATCCCCCCATGAAAAATTAGGCGCCCGGATTCTTGTGATCCGTTTTTTTCTGTTACTGTGCCTGGTGGGCATTGTCATTCGTTCTTTTGACATCCAGATTCTCCAGGGTGAAACCCTGAAAAAAAGGGCTGAAAATACCTATGTCAGACAAATCTCCATCCAGGGTGAACGCGGGCTGATCCTTGACCGTCACTTAAACAAACTGGGTGCCAGCATTGACGCCCCCAACATTACCGCAGATCCCACCCAGATCACAAATGCCGGCCAGACGGCAGCCATGCTGGTCAAAATCATTGGCGGCAGCCGGTCTGAAATAGAAAAAAAACTATCCCAGGACCGCAGGTTTGCGCTCCTGGCAAGCCGGGTCTCTCCAACCAAGGCCAAAGCTGTCAAAGATCTGAACATAGTCGGCATCTATATCCAGGATAATTCCAAACGATTTTATCCCAACCGACACCTGGCAGCCCAGGTCGTCGGATTCACCGGTCAGGATGACCACGGCCTTGAGGGGCTGGAATTTTCTTATAATGAGGTGTTGGAAGGCAAAACCCGAAAAACCCAGGAATACAGGGACGGCCAGGGCACAATCCTTGATACGGGCAGCCCACGGCGTGAGGGGCTTCAGGGCGGCACCATCGTTTTGGCCCTGGATAAAAAAATCCAGTTCTTCAGCGAACAGGCCCTGGAACAGGCCGTGAAAGAACACCGGGGGAAATCAGGCATGGCCATCGTGATGCAGCCTGCCACCGGTGAAATTCTTGCCATGGCGCACTACCCGGAGTTCAATCCCAACAACTATGGCGATTTCAGCCGCAGCCGCTACAGGAACAGGGCAATGACCGATGCATTCGAGCCCGGCTCCATCATGAAAGTGATCACCGTGGCCTCGGCCATCGAACGGGGAATGGCCCCCAAAACCATTATTAATTGCGAAAACGGCAACTACCGCGTGGGCAGATCCGTCATCCATGACACCCATCCCCATGATTACCTGACCCCCGGTCAGATCATAAAGTTTTCATCCAACATCGGGGCGGCCAAAATCGCCCAGGAGATCGGGCCCAAGGCCATGCACTATTACCTGAAAGCCTTTGGATTCGGCAACAAAACCGGCATCAACTGCCCGGCAGAAAGCTCCGGTGTTATTTTGCCGTTGAAGCGCTGGACCAGCATTGATGCGGTGGCCATCTCCTTTGGCCAGGGCATGTCGGTGACCGCGCTCCAGCTTGTCAGTGCCGTATCCGCCATAGCCAATGGCGGCAAATTGATGAAACCCCTGCTGGTTAAAAAAGTGCTTTCCAACACAGGTGAGGTGATCCGGGAAAACACCCCCTGCGTGGTCCGCCAGGTGATCTCCCCCAAAACCGCTGGCATTGTAAAAAAAATGATGGCCCGGGTGGTCCAGGAAGACGGCACAGGCACCAAAGCCGCCATCCCCGGTTACCGGATATGCGGCAAAACCAGCACGGCCCAGAAAGCGGCCAGGGGCAAAAAAGGGTATTCCAGTTCCAGATACACGGCCGCGTTTGCAGGCTTTGCCCCCTTTGGCAACCCCGCCCTGGCCATTCTGGTGGTGGTGGACGAACCCAAGCAGAACCATTACGGCGGCATTGTGGCGGCACCGGCCTTCAAGGATATCATGGCCCGGTCCTTTAACTATCTGAACATTGCCCCCAACACGGACATGATAGCAGCATTACCCCGGGAGGTGTTCCATGCAGCTGACTGA
- a CDS encoding septum formation initiator family protein: MNTPQKQSDAIQNQTGVLWFFLIIALAAELICNAWIRSESNQAMIMIAKTEHRIQELADYRQALGVEIERLKSDTRIARIARTRLGLAPDIFNETIYLSKGKK; the protein is encoded by the coding sequence GTGAACACACCACAAAAACAATCTGATGCCATCCAGAACCAAACCGGAGTGCTGTGGTTTTTTCTCATCATCGCGCTGGCTGCCGAACTCATTTGCAACGCCTGGATCAGAAGCGAATCCAACCAGGCCATGATCATGATTGCAAAAACCGAACACCGTATCCAGGAGCTGGCGGATTACCGCCAGGCTCTGGGTGTTGAAATCGAGCGTCTTAAATCCGACACACGTATAGCCCGTATTGCCCGGACCCGGTTGGGGCTGGCACCGGACATTTTTAATGAAACCATTTATCTGTCCAAAGGAAAAAAATAA